In Rosa chinensis cultivar Old Blush chromosome 1, RchiOBHm-V2, whole genome shotgun sequence, a genomic segment contains:
- the LOC112190909 gene encoding putative disease resistance protein At3g14460 isoform X3 — translation MDDLLDTFSTEMLTRKQLKLHQTGTSKVRGFFTKVPHKVKFNFNMNSEVDEIANRLQDIVDRKEKLGLKYSEHTSTSTSSSHRTPSSYVLDGPVVGRDEDTRKIVELLSRGVDPSSPTNYQVVAIVGMGGLGKTTLAGRVFNDVATVEQFNLKIWVSVSDNFDLQTVTRAIFKEVTSRPCDMDEFSRLQDNLSKEIDGKRFLIVLDDVWSTCDYDSWTKLQAPLRGGAKGSKVMVTTRDEKVAAFMGAPAGDVYHLKTLSDEGCLQVFEQHVSNDRPPNYDLLKKKIVTNCNGLPLAAKTLGGFLRRNKTDKWEEILNDKLWSISDGSNILPVLRLSYHYLPSPLKRCFAYCSILPNDYEFGITQLILLWMAEGFLEQTGGTKGMEDIGDEYFGELLSRSLFQTSGKNSSCYVMHDLVGDLARWAAADTFCRLEDKLHGRCSAKTRHLAYISSKFDGVKRFETFSEAKRLRTFLPLPVSGGYENYLTRYATSDLLPQVKYLRVLSFNGYKLTEVPNSVGKLRHLRYLDLSHTLITCLPESTCMLYNLQTLILENCSKLKTLPSNMSNLSNLRHLNNSNMPSLEEMPPKVSRLTHLRTLPNFVVGKGSASGIGEIQSLHLRGTLSVGRLENVIYVGDAKTAQIMNKEGLEILQLEWSGTSEKELEVLCSLEAHKKLKELTIKGYNGFEFSKWIGHPSFSDMTSVKLENCKNCRFLPPLGQLPFLKKLQIQGLANVESVGAEFYGECSLPFPVLEVLRFKDMQNWKEWLPCKRDEEIRVFPCMEDLVIFSCPKLKGWLPKNMDSLSQLYIAECEELVVSIANYKHLRMLIIDGCKRVVHRSGVKFELLEAMGLYNISEFRLEIDGFIRGLPKLQGLWITGCEELTCLWENEDRWLQHRISNIIGGNISDSPSHFIQELRALGVLELTGCSNLISFPEASWPPCLEFVKMVSCNSLTHFVRYQVPPSIRRIEIEKCQNFKLLVKDAGELESCLEDLKITECASLTSLSGNGGRLPRTLKYLDLSDCERLESIIKTFHDDTCLEYLWIRRCANLKSLPEGLCHLSALRILWIEECGSLVSFPRGGWPSNLACLSISSCAQLEALPRGMDNLSSLQILLLRYCGGLASILEEGFPPNLINLEIGHPESCNSLSEWGLHHLDRLTSLETFSIFSVNPDVVSFPPKEVLLPKSLIKLTIAGFPNLKRLSSSFQSLTSLESLDILGCPKLASIIPEQEDHLPLSLTQLRIREGCPLLTKKYKPGKGRHWPKQIAHIPYVYVGDCDDEAEAETDRRA, via the coding sequence ATGGACGATCTACTCGACACCTTTTCCACTGAGATGTTAACACGAAAGCAGCTCAAGCTTCACCAAACTGGCACAAGCAAGGTACGAGGCTTCTTTACCAAAGTTCCTCACAAAGTTAAGTTCAATTTCAATATGAACTCTGAAGTAGACGAGATTGCTAATCGGTTGCAAGACATAGTTGACCGGAAAGAGAAACTCGGTTTGAAATATAGTGAGCATACCTCTACTTCAACATCGTCATCGCACAGGACACCAAGTTCATATGTGTTGGATGGACCTGTGGTTGGGAGAGATGAAGACACAAGAAAGATTGTGGAATTGTTGTCCAGAGGTGTTGATCCTTCTTCTCCCACAAATTATCAAGTTGTTGCCATTGTTGGTATGGGTGGACTCGGCAAGACAACGCTTGCGGGACGAGTCTTCAATGATGTAGCTACAGTGGAACAGTTTAATCTCAAGATCTGGGTTTCAGTATCCGATAACTTTGATCTTCAAACGGTGACGAGAGCTATTTTTAAGGAAGTTACATCTCGGCCTTGTGATATGGATGAGTTCAGTCGACTTCAAGATAATCTGAGCAAGGAGATCGATGGTAAAAGGTTTTTGATTGTTTTAGATGATGTCTGGAGCACATGTGATTATGATTCATGGACAAAACTGCAAGCTCCCCTCCGTGGCGGAGCCAAGGGAAGTAAGGTAATGGTGACAACACGTGATGAAAAAGTAGCTGCATTTATGGGAGCCCCAGCTGGTGATGTTTATCATTTAAAGACTCTATCAGATGAAGGTTGTTTGCAAGTATTTGAGCAGCATGTTAGCAATGACAGGCCACCGAATTATGACTTGCTTAAGAAGAAAATTGTAACAAACTGCAATGGATTGCCATTGGCtgcaaaaactcttggtggCTTTTTACGTCGTAACAAAACTGACAAGTGGGAGGAAATACTGAATGATAAATTATGGAGTATATCAGATGGGAGTAATATACTCCCAGTACTCAGATTGAGTTATCATTATCTCCCTTCACCTTTGAAGAGGTGCTTTGCCTATTGCTCAATACTTCCCAATGACTATGAATTTGGGATAACCCAATTAATCCTTCTGTGGATGGCAGAGGGTTTCCTTGAGCAAACAGGAGGGACTAAAGGAATGGAAGATATCGGTGACGAATATTTTGGGGAGCTATTGTCTCGGTCATTATTTCAAACCTCGGGCAAAAACAGTTCATGCTATGTAATGCATGACCTTGTTGGTGACTTGGCACGATGGGCTGCTGCAGACACATTTTGCAGATTGGAGGATAAACTGCATGGTCGATGTTCTGCAAAGACTCGCCATCTGGCTTACATTTCTAGTAAGTTCGATGGGGTAAAAAGATTTGAGACATTTTCTGAAGCCAAACGCTTGCGGACTTTCCTACCACTTCCTGTTTCCGGTGGTTATGAGAATTATCTAACTCGTTATGCTACTTCTGATTTATTGCCACAAGTGAAGTACTTGCGGGTGCTCTCCTTCAATGGCTATAAACTGACCGAGGTGCCAAATTCCGTAGGTAAGTTGAGACATCTACGGTACCTTGATCTTTCTCACACATTAATAACGTGTTTGCCTGAGTCAACATGCATGCTTTACAACTTACAGACATTAATATTAGAGAATTGTTCAAAATTGAAGACACTACCTTCAAACATGAGCAATTTATCTAATTTACGTCATCTCAACAATTCAAACATGCCTTCATTGGAAGAAATGCCTCCCAAAGTAAGTCGGTTGACTCATCTGCGAACTTTGCCTAATTTTGTGGTGGGGAAAGGTAGTGCATCAGGGATTGGAGAGATACAGTCATTGCATCTTCGTGGGACCTTGAGTGTTGGAAGATTGGAAAATGTGATTTATGTTGGGGATGCAAAGACGGCTCAAATAATGAACAAGGAAGGGCTGGAAATCTTGCAATTGGAATGGAGCGGCACAAGCGAGAAGGAGTTGGAGGTGCTGTGCAGTTTAGAAGCTCATAAAAAGCTTAAGGAGCTGACCATCAAGGGCTACAATGGTTTCGAATTTTCAAAATGGATTGGACATCCTTCATTCTCTGATATGACGTCTGTGAAATTGGAGAATTGTAAAAACTGTCGATTCTTACCTCCTCTTGGCCAATTACCTTTTCTGAAAAAACTTCAGATACAAGGACTGGCCAATGTTGAAAGTGTGGGTGCTGAGTTCTATGGAGAGTGCAGCTTGCCTTTTCCAGTGTTGGAAGTCCTGAGGTTCAAGGATATGCAAAATTGGAAGGAGTGGCTTCCTTGCAAAAGAGATGAAGAAATTCGAGTTTTCCCATGCATGGAAGATCTTGTAATCTTTAGTTGCCCAAAATTGAAAGGTTGGTTGCCCAAGAACATGGATTCATTATCACAGCTGTATATTGCTGAATGTGAAGAGTTAGTGGTTTCAATAGCCAATTATAAACATCTTCGTATGCTGATCATCGACGGTTGTAAAAGGGTGGTGCACAGAAGTGGAGTTAAGTTTGAGTTACTGGAGGCCATGGGGCTTTATAATATTTCAGAGTTCAGACTCGAAATAGACGGGTTCATCAGAGGATTgccaaagcttcaaggattgTGGATTACTGGTTGTGAAGAGTTGACATGTTTATGGGAGAATGAGGATAGGTGGCTGCAGCATCGAATTTCCAATATTATTGGAGGCAACATATCTGACTCCCCCTCTCACTTTATTCAAGAGCTAAGAGCACTCGGTGTACTTGAGTTAACTGGATGCTCAAATCTAATCTCTTTTCCAGAAGCTAGTTGGCCACCTTGTCTTGAATTTGTAAAGATGGTGTCGTGTAATTCTTTGACGCATTTCGTAAGGTATCAagtaccgccaagcataagaaGAATAGAGatagaaaaatgtcaaaattttAAACTATTAGTGAAGGATGCTGGGGAGCTAGAGAGTTGTCTGGAGGACTTGAAGATAACAGAGTGTGCATCTTTGACATCCTTATCAGGGAATGGAGGCCGACTACCCAGAACGCTCAAATATCTCGATTTAAGTGACTGTGAACGATTGGAGTCAATAATCAAAACATTCCACGATGACACTTGTCTTGAATATCTTTGGATAAGGAGGTGTGCAAATCTCAAATCCTTACCAGAGGGGCTATGCCATCTCTCCGCTCTTCGCATTTTATGGATAGAGGAATGTGGAAGTCTCGTTTCCTTCCCAAGAGGAGGGTGGCCATCCAACCTGGCATGCTTGTCTATCTCCAGTTGTGCTCAATTGGAAGCCCTCCCCAGAGGCATGGACAACCTCAGCTCTCTTCAGATTTTGTTGTTGAGATACTGTGGAGGTTTGGCATCCATTCTAGAAGAGGGTTTCCCACCCAACCTAATTAATCTGGAAATTGGCCATCCCGAAAGCTGCAATTCTCTCTCAGAGTGGGGGCTTCACCACTTGGACAGACTCACCTCTCTTGAAACCTTTTCTATCTTCAGTGTAAATCCAGATGTGGTGTCCTTTCCGCCAAAGGAGGTGCTGCTCCCTAAATCTCTCATTAAACTCACCATTGCAGGCTTCCCAAATCTGAAGCGCCTGTCATCATCTTTTCAATCACTCACCTCTCTTGAATCCCTTGACATTCTTGGATGCCCAAAGCTAGCATCTATTATTCCAGAACAAGAGGATCATCTGCCTCTTTCACTTACACAGCTTCGCATCCGTGAGGGCTGTCCGCTGCTcacaaagaaatacaaaccaGGTAAAGGACGACACTGGCCCAAACAAATTGCCCACATCCCTTACGTTTATGTTGGAGACTGCGATGACGAAGCCGAAGCCGAAACCGACCGCCGGGCATAG
- the LOC112190909 gene encoding putative disease resistance protein At3g14460 isoform X2, with protein MVAFCLILIQSSSSLGEIFLAAFLQLLLDRLTPREILGYFGSLGGAGKKLQKWRETLSAVAAVLYYAEEKQLTNKAVDLWLNDLKHLASDMDDLLDTFSTEMLTRKQLKLHQTGTSKVRGFFTKVPHKVKFNFNMNSEVDEIANRLQDIVDRKEKLGLKYSEHTSTSTSSSHRTPSSYVLDGPVVGRDEDTRKIVELLSRGVDPSSPTNYQVVAIVGMGGLGKTTLAGRVFNDVATVEQFNLKIWVSVSDNFDLQTVTRAIFKEVTSRPCDMDEFSRLQDNLSKEIDGKRFLIVLDDVWSTCDYDSWTKLQAPLRGGAKGSKVMVTTRDEKVAAFMGAPAGDVYHLKTLSDEGCLQVFEQHVSNDRPPNYDLLKKKIVTNCNGLPLAAKTLGGFLRRNKTDKWEEILNDKLWSISDGSNILPVLRLSYHYLPSPLKRCFAYCSILPNDYEFGITQLILLWMAEGFLEQTGGTKGMEDIGDEYFGELLSRSLFQTSGKNSSCYVMHDLVGDLARWAAADTFCRLEDKLHGRCSAKTRHLAYISSKFDGVKRFETFSEAKRLRTFLPLPVSGGYENYLTRYATSDLLPQVKYLRVLSFNGYKLTEVPNSVGKLRHLRYLDLSHTLITCLPESTCMLYNLQTLILENCSKLKTLPSNMSNLSNLRHLNNSNMPSLEEMPPKVSRLTHLRTLPNFVVGKGSASGIGEIQSLHLRGTLSVGRLENVIYVGDAKTAQIMNKEGLEILQLEWSGTSEKELEVLCSLEAHKKLKELTIKGYNGFEFSKWIGHPSFSDMTSVKLENCKNCRFLPPLGQLPFLKKLQIQGLANVESVGAEFYGECSLPFPVLEVLRFKDMQNWKEWLPCKRDEEIRVFPCMEDLVIFSCPKLKGWLPKNMDSLSQLYIAECEELVVSIANYKHLRMLIIDGCKRVVHRSGVKFELLEAMGLYNISEFRLEIDGFIRGLPKLQGLWITGCEELTCLWENEDRWLQHRISNIIGGNISDSPSHFIQELRALGVLELTGCSNLISFPEASWPPCLEFVKMVSCNSLTHFVRYQVPPSIRRIEIEKCQNFKLLVKDAGELESCLEDLKITECASLTSLSGNGGRLPRTLKYLDLSDCERLESIIKTFHDDTCLEYLWIRRCANLKSLPEGLCHLSALRILWIEECGSLVSFPRGGWPSNLACLSISSCAQLEALPRGMDNLSSLQILLLRYCGGLASILEEGFPPNLINLEIGHPESCNSLSEWGLHHLDRLTSLETFSIFSVNPDVVSFPPKEVLLPKSLIKLTIAGFPNLKRLSSSFQSLTSLESLDILGCPKLASIIPEQEDHLPLSLTQLRIREGCPLLTKKYKPDYRAARSTRLSNGPAQES; from the exons ATGGTGGCGTTTTGCTTGATCTTGATACAAAGTTCATCTTCAT TGGGAGAGATCTTTCTTGCGGCATTCCTTCAGTTGCTGCTGGACAGGTTAACGCCTCGGGAGATCCTGGGCTACTTTGGAAGCTTGGGAGGAGCTGGCAAAAAGCTGCAGAAATGGAGAGAGACACTTTCTGCAGTTGCAGCCGTGCTTTACTATGCGGAGGAGAAGCAGCTGACTAACAAGGCAGTGGATTTGTGGCTGAATGACCTCAAACACTTGGCCTCTGATATGGACGATCTACTCGACACCTTTTCCACTGAGATGTTAACACGAAAGCAGCTCAAGCTTCACCAAACTGGCACAAGCAAGGTACGAGGCTTCTTTACCAAAGTTCCTCACAAAGTTAAGTTCAATTTCAATATGAACTCTGAAGTAGACGAGATTGCTAATCGGTTGCAAGACATAGTTGACCGGAAAGAGAAACTCGGTTTGAAATATAGTGAGCATACCTCTACTTCAACATCGTCATCGCACAGGACACCAAGTTCATATGTGTTGGATGGACCTGTGGTTGGGAGAGATGAAGACACAAGAAAGATTGTGGAATTGTTGTCCAGAGGTGTTGATCCTTCTTCTCCCACAAATTATCAAGTTGTTGCCATTGTTGGTATGGGTGGACTCGGCAAGACAACGCTTGCGGGACGAGTCTTCAATGATGTAGCTACAGTGGAACAGTTTAATCTCAAGATCTGGGTTTCAGTATCCGATAACTTTGATCTTCAAACGGTGACGAGAGCTATTTTTAAGGAAGTTACATCTCGGCCTTGTGATATGGATGAGTTCAGTCGACTTCAAGATAATCTGAGCAAGGAGATCGATGGTAAAAGGTTTTTGATTGTTTTAGATGATGTCTGGAGCACATGTGATTATGATTCATGGACAAAACTGCAAGCTCCCCTCCGTGGCGGAGCCAAGGGAAGTAAGGTAATGGTGACAACACGTGATGAAAAAGTAGCTGCATTTATGGGAGCCCCAGCTGGTGATGTTTATCATTTAAAGACTCTATCAGATGAAGGTTGTTTGCAAGTATTTGAGCAGCATGTTAGCAATGACAGGCCACCGAATTATGACTTGCTTAAGAAGAAAATTGTAACAAACTGCAATGGATTGCCATTGGCtgcaaaaactcttggtggCTTTTTACGTCGTAACAAAACTGACAAGTGGGAGGAAATACTGAATGATAAATTATGGAGTATATCAGATGGGAGTAATATACTCCCAGTACTCAGATTGAGTTATCATTATCTCCCTTCACCTTTGAAGAGGTGCTTTGCCTATTGCTCAATACTTCCCAATGACTATGAATTTGGGATAACCCAATTAATCCTTCTGTGGATGGCAGAGGGTTTCCTTGAGCAAACAGGAGGGACTAAAGGAATGGAAGATATCGGTGACGAATATTTTGGGGAGCTATTGTCTCGGTCATTATTTCAAACCTCGGGCAAAAACAGTTCATGCTATGTAATGCATGACCTTGTTGGTGACTTGGCACGATGGGCTGCTGCAGACACATTTTGCAGATTGGAGGATAAACTGCATGGTCGATGTTCTGCAAAGACTCGCCATCTGGCTTACATTTCTAGTAAGTTCGATGGGGTAAAAAGATTTGAGACATTTTCTGAAGCCAAACGCTTGCGGACTTTCCTACCACTTCCTGTTTCCGGTGGTTATGAGAATTATCTAACTCGTTATGCTACTTCTGATTTATTGCCACAAGTGAAGTACTTGCGGGTGCTCTCCTTCAATGGCTATAAACTGACCGAGGTGCCAAATTCCGTAGGTAAGTTGAGACATCTACGGTACCTTGATCTTTCTCACACATTAATAACGTGTTTGCCTGAGTCAACATGCATGCTTTACAACTTACAGACATTAATATTAGAGAATTGTTCAAAATTGAAGACACTACCTTCAAACATGAGCAATTTATCTAATTTACGTCATCTCAACAATTCAAACATGCCTTCATTGGAAGAAATGCCTCCCAAAGTAAGTCGGTTGACTCATCTGCGAACTTTGCCTAATTTTGTGGTGGGGAAAGGTAGTGCATCAGGGATTGGAGAGATACAGTCATTGCATCTTCGTGGGACCTTGAGTGTTGGAAGATTGGAAAATGTGATTTATGTTGGGGATGCAAAGACGGCTCAAATAATGAACAAGGAAGGGCTGGAAATCTTGCAATTGGAATGGAGCGGCACAAGCGAGAAGGAGTTGGAGGTGCTGTGCAGTTTAGAAGCTCATAAAAAGCTTAAGGAGCTGACCATCAAGGGCTACAATGGTTTCGAATTTTCAAAATGGATTGGACATCCTTCATTCTCTGATATGACGTCTGTGAAATTGGAGAATTGTAAAAACTGTCGATTCTTACCTCCTCTTGGCCAATTACCTTTTCTGAAAAAACTTCAGATACAAGGACTGGCCAATGTTGAAAGTGTGGGTGCTGAGTTCTATGGAGAGTGCAGCTTGCCTTTTCCAGTGTTGGAAGTCCTGAGGTTCAAGGATATGCAAAATTGGAAGGAGTGGCTTCCTTGCAAAAGAGATGAAGAAATTCGAGTTTTCCCATGCATGGAAGATCTTGTAATCTTTAGTTGCCCAAAATTGAAAGGTTGGTTGCCCAAGAACATGGATTCATTATCACAGCTGTATATTGCTGAATGTGAAGAGTTAGTGGTTTCAATAGCCAATTATAAACATCTTCGTATGCTGATCATCGACGGTTGTAAAAGGGTGGTGCACAGAAGTGGAGTTAAGTTTGAGTTACTGGAGGCCATGGGGCTTTATAATATTTCAGAGTTCAGACTCGAAATAGACGGGTTCATCAGAGGATTgccaaagcttcaaggattgTGGATTACTGGTTGTGAAGAGTTGACATGTTTATGGGAGAATGAGGATAGGTGGCTGCAGCATCGAATTTCCAATATTATTGGAGGCAACATATCTGACTCCCCCTCTCACTTTATTCAAGAGCTAAGAGCACTCGGTGTACTTGAGTTAACTGGATGCTCAAATCTAATCTCTTTTCCAGAAGCTAGTTGGCCACCTTGTCTTGAATTTGTAAAGATGGTGTCGTGTAATTCTTTGACGCATTTCGTAAGGTATCAagtaccgccaagcataagaaGAATAGAGatagaaaaatgtcaaaattttAAACTATTAGTGAAGGATGCTGGGGAGCTAGAGAGTTGTCTGGAGGACTTGAAGATAACAGAGTGTGCATCTTTGACATCCTTATCAGGGAATGGAGGCCGACTACCCAGAACGCTCAAATATCTCGATTTAAGTGACTGTGAACGATTGGAGTCAATAATCAAAACATTCCACGATGACACTTGTCTTGAATATCTTTGGATAAGGAGGTGTGCAAATCTCAAATCCTTACCAGAGGGGCTATGCCATCTCTCCGCTCTTCGCATTTTATGGATAGAGGAATGTGGAAGTCTCGTTTCCTTCCCAAGAGGAGGGTGGCCATCCAACCTGGCATGCTTGTCTATCTCCAGTTGTGCTCAATTGGAAGCCCTCCCCAGAGGCATGGACAACCTCAGCTCTCTTCAGATTTTGTTGTTGAGATACTGTGGAGGTTTGGCATCCATTCTAGAAGAGGGTTTCCCACCCAACCTAATTAATCTGGAAATTGGCCATCCCGAAAGCTGCAATTCTCTCTCAGAGTGGGGGCTTCACCACTTGGACAGACTCACCTCTCTTGAAACCTTTTCTATCTTCAGTGTAAATCCAGATGTGGTGTCCTTTCCGCCAAAGGAGGTGCTGCTCCCTAAATCTCTCATTAAACTCACCATTGCAGGCTTCCCAAATCTGAAGCGCCTGTCATCATCTTTTCAATCACTCACCTCTCTTGAATCCCTTGACATTCTTGGATGCCCAAAGCTAGCATCTATTATTCCAGAACAAGAGGATCATCTGCCTCTTTCACTTACACAGCTTCGCATCCGTGAGGGCTGTCCGCTGCTcacaaagaaatacaaaccaG ACTATAGAGCCGCAAGAAGTACAAGGTTGAGCAATGGACCAGCTCAAGAGTCTTGA